A portion of the Microbacterium hominis genome contains these proteins:
- a CDS encoding glycosyltransferase codes for MTATLRVMLDQVTAPVDADLATASRDLARALVAHAPTGCEVEAIIPAGGGDLGAVPGLADVRRTALARRELSTALQLGLATGIGGGMIHSPSLFAPLVRHDRVHDNDQTVVTVWDLRPWEAPGELPKATAAWQRAMLKRAVKHADAVIAPTHEIGARLGEIAKLGDRVRVIAGAPPLGFAVPTDEVGRRRALEVPEGVILTSGGPLPSDGLDAALTAVARSGLDLPVAVIDVPPGLEHAVVELAEASGLPARRVHVRGPLEQADRAAVFGGAVAYVAPSRRAAFPWRAVEALALGVPVFAADSRVHAEVLVDGGLLVAGGGASELADQLAAALVQGLSTTAAADRLAVLAADRGRAFSWFEAAERVWQLHADL; via the coding sequence GTGACCGCCACCCTGCGCGTGATGCTCGACCAGGTGACCGCGCCGGTCGATGCCGATCTCGCCACCGCCTCGCGCGATCTCGCCCGTGCACTCGTCGCCCACGCCCCGACGGGCTGCGAGGTCGAGGCGATCATCCCGGCCGGCGGGGGCGATCTCGGCGCGGTCCCGGGCCTGGCGGACGTGCGGCGCACCGCGCTCGCGCGCCGCGAGCTGTCGACGGCGCTGCAGCTGGGCCTTGCGACCGGGATCGGCGGCGGCATGATCCACTCGCCGTCGCTGTTCGCGCCGCTCGTGCGCCACGACCGCGTGCACGACAACGACCAGACGGTGGTCACCGTGTGGGACCTGCGGCCGTGGGAGGCGCCCGGCGAGCTCCCGAAGGCGACCGCGGCGTGGCAGCGGGCGATGCTCAAGCGCGCCGTCAAGCACGCCGACGCCGTCATCGCGCCCACGCATGAGATCGGCGCCCGGCTCGGCGAGATCGCGAAGCTCGGCGACCGAGTGCGCGTCATCGCCGGCGCGCCCCCGCTCGGCTTCGCGGTTCCCACCGACGAGGTGGGGCGCCGTCGTGCGCTGGAGGTGCCCGAGGGAGTGATCCTGACCTCGGGCGGTCCGCTGCCCTCCGATGGACTGGATGCCGCGCTGACGGCGGTCGCGCGCTCGGGCCTCGATCTGCCCGTGGCCGTGATCGACGTGCCCCCGGGCCTGGAGCACGCCGTCGTGGAACTCGCGGAGGCGTCGGGGCTGCCCGCGCGCCGCGTGCACGTGCGCGGACCCCTGGAGCAGGCGGACCGGGCTGCCGTGTTCGGCGGGGCTGTCGCGTACGTGGCCCCCTCTCGGCGGGCGGCTTTCCCCTGGCGCGCGGTCGAGGCGCTCGCCCTCGGCGTGCCCGTCTTCGCCGCCGACTCCCGGGTGCACGCCGAGGTGCTCGTGGACGGCGGGCTCCTCGTGGCGGGCGGCGGCGCCTCGGAGCTCGCCGATCAGCTCGCGGCTGCGCTCGTGCAGGGCCTGTCGACGACGGCCGCGGCCGATCGGCTGGCGGTGCTCGCGGCCGACCGCGGCCGGGCGTTCTCCTGGTTCGAGGCTGCCGAGCGGGTGTGGCAGCTGCACGCCGACCTCTGA
- a CDS encoding LCP family protein yields MSVASPPRTGRAAPGATRAVVEERPLRHPDTGSAEMMSRRGWWLVLGNFLVPGSAQVLAGNRRLGRIGLSATLVMWALVVLGILTALLWRSVLFVLATNWFFLLLAQVALVAYAILWIVLTVDTLRLVRLIKAGPFARVGIAGLSVVLLAVAGGGAAYAANLAGVTRDTLGSIFGAGAPVVPPSDGYYNILLLGADSGEGRDSLRFDSISVVSVNADTGAATITGIPRDMVGVPFSDGPMHDLYPDGFTGQGSATCGWDGHMNHVRWAAEICREDGGAGLYPDAAARGSEPGIEATKDAAEGVLGIEIPYYVFVDMHGFAALIDALGGVDITVEQRLPEGGGPSYTGQPAEEWATGWIEAGPQHMDGDTAQWYARSRYTTSDWDRMQRQRVLQQAILAQFTPQNVLARFQDVAAAGSDIVQTDLPQSLLPALSELALKARDLPVQTLELTPSPGGIGVEPEDPDWAYIHETVDATLHPPVEGSSS; encoded by the coding sequence GTGAGCGTCGCCAGCCCGCCGCGCACCGGGCGCGCGGCACCGGGCGCGACCCGGGCCGTCGTCGAGGAGCGCCCGCTGCGCCACCCCGACACCGGCTCAGCGGAGATGATGTCGCGGCGCGGCTGGTGGCTGGTGCTGGGGAACTTCCTCGTGCCGGGCTCGGCGCAGGTGCTGGCGGGGAACCGGCGGCTCGGCCGCATCGGGCTGAGCGCGACGCTGGTGATGTGGGCGCTGGTGGTGCTCGGCATCCTCACCGCCCTCCTGTGGCGGTCGGTGCTGTTCGTGCTCGCCACCAACTGGTTCTTCCTGCTGCTGGCGCAGGTCGCCCTGGTCGCCTACGCGATCCTGTGGATCGTGCTCACCGTCGACACCCTGCGGCTCGTGCGGCTCATCAAGGCGGGGCCGTTCGCGCGCGTCGGCATCGCGGGCCTGTCGGTCGTGCTGCTCGCGGTCGCGGGCGGAGGTGCGGCGTATGCGGCCAACCTGGCTGGGGTCACCCGCGACACGCTCGGCAGCATCTTCGGCGCCGGCGCGCCGGTCGTGCCGCCCTCGGACGGGTACTACAACATCCTGCTCCTCGGCGCCGACAGCGGCGAGGGCCGGGATTCGCTCCGCTTCGACAGCATCTCGGTGGTGTCGGTGAACGCCGACACGGGTGCCGCCACGATCACCGGCATCCCTCGCGACATGGTGGGCGTGCCGTTCTCGGACGGCCCCATGCACGACCTCTACCCCGACGGGTTCACCGGTCAGGGCTCTGCCACCTGCGGGTGGGACGGGCACATGAACCACGTGCGGTGGGCCGCCGAGATCTGCCGCGAGGACGGCGGCGCGGGCCTGTACCCCGACGCGGCCGCACGCGGATCGGAGCCGGGGATCGAGGCCACCAAGGATGCCGCCGAAGGGGTGCTCGGCATCGAGATCCCCTATTACGTCTTCGTCGACATGCACGGCTTCGCCGCGCTCATCGATGCGCTCGGCGGCGTGGACATCACCGTCGAGCAGCGTCTGCCCGAAGGCGGCGGCCCCTCCTACACCGGGCAGCCCGCCGAGGAGTGGGCGACGGGCTGGATCGAGGCCGGCCCCCAGCACATGGACGGCGACACCGCCCAGTGGTACGCGCGCTCCCGCTATACGACCAGCGACTGGGACCGCATGCAGCGTCAGCGCGTGCTGCAGCAGGCGATCCTCGCGCAGTTCACGCCGCAGAACGTGCTCGCGCGGTTCCAGGACGTCGCGGCGGCGGGCTCCGACATCGTGCAGACCGATCTGCCGCAGTCGCTGCTGCCGGCGCTGTCGGAGCTCGCGCTCAAGGCCCGCGACCTGCCCGTGCAGACCCTCGAGCTCACACCCTCGCCGGGCGGCATCGGCGTCGAGCCGGAGGATCCGGACTGGGCGTACATCCATGAGACGGTCGACGCGACGCTGCACCCGCCGGTGGAAGGCTCGTCGTCGTGA
- the purE gene encoding 5-(carboxyamino)imidazole ribonucleotide mutase: MTQPLHSSDSPRVGVVMGSDSDWRVMSDASQALTDFGIPHEVEVVSAHRTPDKLMRYGREARRRGIQVIIAGAGGAAHLPGMLASVTAVPVVGVPVQLATLDGMDSLLSIVQMPAGIPVATVSINGAKNAGLLAARILGASDAEIADRVEQYARDLEAQVEEKNRRLKDAL, translated from the coding sequence GTGACCCAGCCGCTGCACTCCTCCGATTCGCCGCGCGTCGGCGTCGTGATGGGCTCCGACTCCGATTGGCGCGTCATGAGCGACGCGTCGCAGGCACTCACCGACTTCGGCATCCCGCACGAGGTGGAGGTCGTCTCCGCCCACCGCACGCCCGACAAGCTGATGCGCTACGGGCGTGAGGCCCGCCGGCGCGGCATCCAGGTCATCATCGCCGGCGCCGGGGGCGCGGCCCATCTGCCCGGCATGCTCGCCTCGGTGACGGCCGTCCCGGTCGTCGGTGTGCCCGTGCAGCTGGCCACGCTCGACGGGATGGACTCGCTGCTGAGCATCGTGCAGATGCCCGCCGGCATCCCGGTCGCGACGGTGTCGATCAACGGCGCCAAGAACGCCGGGCTGCTCGCAGCCCGCATCCTCGGTGCCTCGGATGCCGAGATCGCCGACCGTGTCGAGCAGTACGCGCGGGATCTCGAAGCCCAGGTCGAGGAGAAGAACCGGCGGCTCAAGGACGCCCTGTGA
- a CDS encoding 5-(carboxyamino)imidazole ribonucleotide synthase yields the protein MTLRVGVVGGGQLARMMIAPAVELGVELRVLAEDDGMAAALAATAVGDYRDTDTVLAFAREVDVVTFDHEHVPQPVLRALVDAGVPVHPGPDALQFAQDKLRMRARLEELGMPQPEWAAVSDAAQLEEFLDAHGGRAVVKTPRGGYDGKGVRVVSTAAEAEDWFSALAEDAAGGALLVEELVDFTRELAQQVARRPSGEVAAYPVVETVQRDGVCAEVVAPAPHSSGRLEQVAQRIGIGIAEGLGVTGMLAVELFETTDERLLVNELAMRPHNSGHWSQDGAVTGQFEQHLRAVLDLPLGQTAPRQSWSVMVNILGGPAEGALDERFAAAMTAHPGAKVHTYGKAPRPGRKVGHVNVTSDDLDDAVYQARAAAAHFDD from the coding sequence ATGACGCTGCGTGTGGGAGTCGTGGGAGGCGGGCAGCTGGCCCGCATGATGATCGCGCCGGCGGTCGAACTGGGTGTGGAGCTGCGCGTCCTCGCCGAGGACGACGGCATGGCGGCGGCCCTGGCGGCCACCGCCGTCGGCGATTACCGCGACACCGACACGGTCCTGGCCTTCGCCCGCGAGGTCGACGTCGTCACCTTCGACCACGAGCACGTGCCGCAGCCGGTGCTGCGGGCCCTCGTCGACGCGGGAGTGCCGGTGCACCCCGGCCCCGACGCCCTGCAGTTCGCCCAGGACAAGCTGCGGATGCGCGCGAGGCTCGAGGAGCTCGGGATGCCGCAGCCGGAGTGGGCGGCGGTCAGCGACGCCGCACAGCTCGAGGAGTTCCTCGACGCCCACGGCGGGCGCGCCGTGGTCAAGACCCCGCGCGGCGGGTACGACGGCAAGGGCGTGCGGGTGGTCTCCACGGCCGCCGAGGCGGAGGACTGGTTCTCCGCGCTCGCCGAAGACGCCGCCGGCGGAGCGCTCCTGGTCGAGGAGCTCGTCGACTTCACCCGGGAGCTCGCCCAGCAGGTCGCCCGCCGCCCGTCGGGCGAGGTGGCCGCCTATCCGGTCGTCGAGACCGTGCAGCGCGACGGTGTGTGCGCTGAGGTCGTGGCGCCCGCACCGCACTCGTCGGGCCGACTGGAGCAGGTTGCCCAGCGCATCGGGATCGGCATCGCGGAGGGGCTCGGGGTGACGGGCATGCTCGCCGTCGAGCTGTTCGAGACCACCGACGAGCGCCTGCTCGTCAACGAGCTCGCCATGCGGCCGCACAACAGCGGGCACTGGAGCCAGGACGGTGCGGTGACCGGGCAGTTCGAGCAGCACCTGCGGGCCGTGCTCGATCTGCCGCTCGGGCAGACCGCGCCCCGCCAGTCCTGGTCGGTGATGGTGAACATCCTCGGCGGACCCGCCGAGGGTGCACTCGACGAGCGGTTCGCGGCGGCGATGACCGCCCACCCGGGGGCGAAGGTGCACACCTACGGCAAGGCTCCCCGCCCGGGGCGCAAGGTCGGCCACGTGAACGTCACCAGCGACGACCTCGACGACGCCGTGTACCAGGCGCGCGCGGCGGCGGCCCACTTCGACGACTGA
- a CDS encoding PH domain-containing protein, whose protein sequence is MTQPTSYGGRPLMPAPGAPTHELRVARFRGHARRLFWSALVLVAVAGATGYLYGNLPSPWEDWMLLAAASIIVLLLVVMPFLAWWAHVYTITTRRVMERRGVFAVKRRELTHVRGYSIQLRRGLIQRMWGAGTLVLSNGVDAPLRLVNVPSVDLVHEALVDQVEVNQILAHREAQTGTTPIPPGVS, encoded by the coding sequence ATGACCCAGCCGACCAGCTACGGGGGGCGGCCGCTGATGCCCGCTCCGGGGGCGCCCACCCACGAGCTGCGCGTCGCGCGGTTCCGGGGTCACGCGCGCCGGCTGTTCTGGTCGGCGCTGGTGCTCGTCGCCGTCGCCGGGGCCACCGGGTACCTGTACGGCAATCTGCCCTCGCCGTGGGAGGACTGGATGCTGCTGGCCGCGGCATCCATCATCGTGCTGCTCCTGGTGGTGATGCCCTTCCTGGCGTGGTGGGCGCACGTATACACGATCACCACGCGGCGCGTGATGGAGCGTCGCGGCGTGTTCGCGGTGAAGCGCCGGGAGCTCACGCACGTGCGCGGCTACTCGATCCAGCTGCGGCGCGGTCTCATCCAGCGCATGTGGGGAGCGGGGACCCTCGTGCTCTCCAACGGTGTGGACGCGCCGCTGCGCCTGGTGAACGTGCCGAGCGTCGACCTCGTGCACGAGGCGCTGGTCGATCAGGTCGAGGTGAATCAGATCCTCGCCCACCGCGAGGCGCAGACCGGCACCACCCCCATTCCGCCCGGCGTGTCCTGA
- a CDS encoding biotin--[acetyl-CoA-carboxylase] ligase, producing MTLPTEGLPLAAALSPRVQVIESTGSTNADLVRHVHDDPANWPHLSVLVTDDQTAGRGRLDRVWVAPAGAALAVSVVVDASALPPSARGWIPLAAGAAMTRAVAEQVAPAATTVRLKWPNDVLVDGAKICGILAEAVLGHPETVIVGAGVNTAMTMDQFPVPTATSFAAHGLVADVDRLLADYLRALDEQLSALAAAGGDAAASGVMEGVEALCGTLGADIVVSLPDGTVLEGRGRRLDVDGRLVVASPLGTEAVVAAGDVVHVR from the coding sequence ATGACGCTTCCCACCGAAGGACTTCCGCTCGCGGCGGCCCTGAGCCCGCGCGTACAGGTGATCGAGTCGACCGGCTCGACCAATGCCGATCTCGTGCGCCACGTGCACGACGACCCCGCGAACTGGCCGCACCTGTCGGTGCTCGTCACCGACGATCAGACGGCCGGGCGCGGCCGGCTCGACCGAGTCTGGGTGGCGCCGGCGGGCGCTGCGCTCGCGGTCTCGGTCGTGGTCGACGCATCCGCCCTGCCGCCGTCGGCGCGCGGCTGGATCCCGCTGGCGGCCGGGGCGGCGATGACGCGCGCGGTCGCCGAGCAGGTGGCTCCCGCCGCGACGACGGTGCGGCTCAAGTGGCCCAACGACGTGCTCGTCGACGGCGCGAAGATCTGCGGCATCCTCGCCGAGGCCGTGCTCGGCCACCCCGAGACGGTGATCGTCGGCGCGGGGGTCAACACCGCGATGACCATGGATCAGTTCCCGGTGCCGACGGCCACCTCCTTCGCCGCTCACGGCCTGGTCGCCGACGTCGATCGGCTCCTCGCCGACTACCTGCGCGCCCTCGACGAGCAGCTCTCGGCGCTCGCCGCCGCAGGAGGGGATGCGGCGGCGTCCGGGGTGATGGAGGGGGTCGAGGCGCTGTGCGGCACGCTCGGCGCCGACATCGTGGTCTCCCTGCCCGACGGCACCGTGCTGGAGGGGCGCGGTCGCCGCCTGGACGTCGACGGCCGCCTGGTCGTGGCGAGCCCCCTCGGCACCGAGGCGGTCGTGGCGGCCGGAGACGTGGTGCACGTGCGCTGA
- a CDS encoding serine hydrolase → MSFAPPREYGRGHRVASPPSSQVGAAESGGARAARRAHRDGPDGGAGRRGSRRRTRAERDARSAVDTRTQPGADRDAEPGADGRAESGADGRAEPGAHRRPAPVPEPTATPTPSPTPTAEPSPTPTPTPAVTPAPDPGVDGQPPVLRLAPAVPAPTTARVAGADRYATSVAASRVGFPGGASTVLVTSGLAPVDGVIAAGMAAALGAPLLYVQAGAVPAAVQTELRRLAPEAIVVIGGAGVVADRTLTALGAFAADVRRFGGADRYETSRAALAGRGDQVDTVYVAGGSATVDPPLASTAAAATDRGALLVDGRRSAADAATIDALRAAGAARVVIVGGLATVSSAFQSSLSGAGFAVERRVGPDRNAQAVLMARERTAPVARAIFANSSSMADVAVAAALAAVSRQPLLYAIQECVPDGTASYLSEAGAPVTAVGGAALLGANVLAGTACTTVKARSQSALNTAIRNAMGGYQGSFTVTVRQLGGLGVTTNVNGGTRREPASMMKIFAAWAAFTRIDQGRATLSTRLPSGVPLGECVRVMIHVSDNYCHTDIVHWIGIAEINRMIRAAGFPNTSYGSVPRGTSILYAGNLTTTNDLTSLMQKLASASILSKRYSDIIINHMRSQIWRSRIASGLPPGVPQASKPGALWVASGLMQGDTAIVNGPRVTYTVSIIGLNQPPRAALAAISRAVYTHFHGSFGAAASYPVQQMVTTKPVGLRSSPGGTVTVVVPGGTPIEVVDANRLWYQVRHSGRLLWVYYTGLRNR, encoded by the coding sequence ATGTCGTTCGCGCCGCCGCGCGAGTATGGTCGGGGGCACCGTGTCGCTTCCCCTCCGTCTTCGCAGGTCGGCGCCGCTGAGAGCGGTGGCGCTCGCGCTGCCCGTCGCGCTCATCGTGACGGGCCTGATGGCGGCGCCGGCCGCCGCGGATCCCGTCGACGCACCCGCGCCGAGCGCGACGCCCGCTCCGCCGTCGACACCCGCACCCAGCCCGGAGCCGACCGCGACGCCGAGCCCGGAGCCGACGGCCGCGCCGAGTCCGGAGCCGACGGCCGCGCCGAGCCCGGAGCCCACCGTCGTCCCGCCCCCGTTCCGGAGCCGACCGCGACGCCGACCCCCTCGCCCACGCCCACCGCGGAGCCGTCGCCGACACCGACGCCCACTCCCGCCGTCACCCCGGCGCCGGATCCGGGGGTCGACGGGCAGCCGCCGGTCCTCCGGCTCGCCCCGGCGGTGCCCGCCCCGACGACGGCGCGCGTGGCGGGGGCGGACCGCTACGCCACCAGCGTCGCGGCATCCCGGGTCGGCTTCCCCGGCGGGGCGAGCACCGTGCTGGTGACCTCGGGCCTCGCGCCGGTCGACGGGGTGATCGCGGCGGGCATGGCGGCTGCTCTCGGCGCCCCGCTCCTGTACGTGCAGGCCGGCGCCGTGCCCGCCGCGGTGCAGACAGAGCTCCGCCGTCTGGCCCCCGAGGCGATCGTCGTGATCGGCGGAGCCGGCGTGGTCGCCGACCGCACGCTCACGGCCCTCGGCGCCTTCGCCGCCGATGTCCGCCGGTTCGGAGGGGCGGATCGCTACGAGACCTCGCGGGCCGCGCTGGCCGGCCGCGGCGATCAGGTCGACACCGTGTACGTCGCCGGCGGCTCGGCCACCGTCGACCCGCCGCTGGCCTCCACGGCCGCCGCGGCCACCGACCGGGGCGCGCTGCTGGTCGACGGGCGGCGCAGCGCCGCCGATGCCGCCACGATCGACGCGCTCCGCGCCGCCGGGGCCGCCCGGGTCGTGATCGTCGGGGGCCTGGCCACCGTGTCCAGCGCCTTCCAGTCATCGCTTTCGGGCGCGGGCTTCGCCGTGGAGCGCCGGGTGGGCCCGGACCGCAACGCGCAGGCGGTGCTCATGGCGCGCGAGCGCACGGCGCCGGTGGCACGGGCGATCTTCGCGAACTCGTCGTCGATGGCCGACGTCGCCGTCGCCGCGGCGCTGGCCGCCGTCTCACGCCAGCCTCTCCTCTACGCGATCCAGGAGTGCGTGCCCGACGGCACGGCGAGTTACCTCTCGGAGGCGGGAGCCCCGGTCACTGCGGTCGGGGGTGCGGCGCTGCTGGGGGCGAACGTGCTCGCGGGGACCGCGTGCACGACGGTGAAGGCGCGCAGCCAATCGGCGCTGAACACGGCGATCCGAAACGCGATGGGCGGCTATCAGGGCTCCTTCACCGTCACGGTGCGGCAGCTGGGCGGTCTGGGGGTGACGACGAACGTCAACGGCGGCACGCGGCGGGAGCCGGCGAGCATGATGAAGATCTTCGCCGCATGGGCCGCCTTCACGCGCATCGACCAGGGGCGCGCGACCCTGTCGACGCGTCTTCCCTCGGGAGTGCCGCTCGGAGAGTGCGTCAGGGTGATGATCCACGTCTCCGACAACTACTGCCACACCGACATCGTCCATTGGATCGGCATCGCCGAGATCAACCGCATGATCCGGGCCGCCGGATTCCCGAACACCTCGTACGGCTCGGTGCCGAGGGGGACGAGCATCCTGTACGCCGGCAACCTCACCACCACCAACGACCTCACCTCGCTCATGCAGAAGCTCGCGAGCGCGTCGATCCTCAGCAAGCGCTACAGCGACATCATCATCAACCACATGCGCAGCCAGATCTGGCGCTCCCGCATCGCGTCGGGGCTGCCTCCGGGGGTGCCGCAGGCGAGCAAGCCCGGCGCCCTGTGGGTCGCTTCCGGGCTGATGCAGGGCGACACGGCGATCGTCAACGGCCCGCGCGTCACCTACACGGTGTCGATCATCGGCCTGAACCAGCCGCCCCGTGCGGCGCTGGCCGCCATCTCGCGCGCCGTGTACACCCACTTCCACGGCAGCTTCGGCGCGGCCGCGTCGTACCCGGTGCAGCAGATGGTGACCACGAAGCCGGTGGGGCTGAGGAGCTCACCGGGCGGCACGGTGACCGTCGTCGTGCCCGGCGGCACGCCGATCGAGGTGGTCGACGCGAACCGGCTCTGGTACCAGGTGCGCCATAGCGGCCGCCTCCTGTGGGTGTACTACACGGGGCTCCGCAACCGCTGA
- a CDS encoding acyl-CoA carboxylase subunit beta, which yields MTDQPDLSTTAGKIADLRARYQEAVLDAEAVAQQKQHAKGKGTARERIELLVDPGSFVELDEYVRHRTSAFGMDRSRPYGDSVVTGIGTIHGRTVAVYAQDFSTFGGSLGEVAGDKIIKAMEFALRSGIPIVGMLDSGGARIQEGVVALGKYGEIFRLNTAASGVIPQISIIMGPAAGGAVYSPALTDFVVMVDKTSQMFVTGPDVIKTVTGEDVGMEELGGAHTHNTRSGVAHYLADDEDDAIDYVRTLLGFLPDNNMSENPVYETEFEFETTDADRTLNAIIPDSPNQPYDIHDVIRHIVDAEDFLEVQPLFAPNIVIGFGRIEGRSVGIIANQPSQMAGTLNIEAGEKASRFVRFCDAFSIPIVTLVDVPGYLPGTDQEWTGVIRRGAKLLYAYAEATVPLVTVILRKAYGGAYIVMGSKQLGADINLAWPTAEIAVMGGQGAVNILYRGEIKRAEEAGEDVAAVRTRLANEYTYNVASPFLAAERGELDGIIEPAQTRVSIAKALRALRGKRASLPPKKHGNIPL from the coding sequence GTGACCGATCAGCCCGACCTCTCCACGACCGCCGGCAAGATCGCCGACCTTCGCGCCCGCTATCAGGAGGCCGTCCTCGACGCCGAGGCCGTCGCCCAGCAGAAGCAGCACGCCAAGGGCAAGGGCACCGCCCGCGAGCGCATCGAGCTGCTCGTCGACCCCGGCAGCTTCGTCGAGCTCGACGAGTACGTCCGCCACCGCACGAGCGCGTTCGGCATGGACCGCTCCCGCCCCTACGGCGACTCCGTCGTCACCGGCATCGGCACCATCCACGGCCGCACCGTCGCCGTCTACGCGCAGGACTTCTCCACCTTCGGCGGGTCGCTGGGCGAGGTCGCAGGCGACAAGATCATCAAGGCGATGGAGTTCGCGCTGCGCAGCGGCATCCCGATCGTCGGCATGCTCGACTCCGGCGGTGCCCGCATCCAGGAGGGCGTCGTCGCCCTCGGCAAGTACGGCGAGATCTTCCGCCTGAACACCGCCGCGTCGGGTGTCATCCCGCAGATCTCGATCATCATGGGCCCGGCCGCCGGCGGCGCCGTGTACTCCCCCGCCCTCACCGACTTCGTCGTCATGGTCGACAAGACCAGCCAGATGTTCGTCACCGGCCCCGACGTGATCAAGACCGTGACCGGCGAGGACGTCGGGATGGAGGAGCTGGGCGGCGCGCACACGCACAACACCCGCTCGGGCGTCGCGCACTACCTCGCCGACGACGAGGACGACGCGATCGACTACGTGCGCACGCTCCTCGGCTTCCTCCCCGACAACAACATGTCGGAGAACCCCGTCTACGAGACGGAATTCGAGTTCGAGACGACCGATGCCGACCGCACCCTGAACGCGATCATCCCCGACTCGCCCAACCAGCCGTACGACATCCACGACGTGATCCGGCACATCGTCGACGCCGAGGACTTCCTCGAGGTGCAGCCGCTGTTCGCCCCGAACATCGTCATCGGGTTCGGACGCATCGAGGGGCGCTCGGTGGGCATCATCGCCAACCAGCCGTCGCAGATGGCGGGCACCCTCAACATCGAGGCCGGCGAGAAGGCGAGCCGCTTCGTGCGCTTCTGCGACGCCTTCTCGATCCCGATCGTCACCCTCGTCGATGTGCCGGGCTACCTCCCCGGCACCGATCAGGAGTGGACCGGCGTCATCCGCCGCGGCGCGAAGCTCCTCTACGCCTACGCCGAGGCCACCGTGCCGCTGGTGACCGTGATCCTGCGCAAGGCCTACGGCGGCGCGTACATCGTCATGGGCTCCAAGCAGCTGGGCGCCGACATCAACCTCGCCTGGCCGACGGCGGAGATCGCGGTGATGGGCGGCCAGGGCGCCGTCAACATCCTGTACCGCGGCGAGATCAAGCGCGCCGAAGAGGCCGGTGAAGACGTGGCGGCCGTGCGCACGCGCCTGGCCAACGAGTACACGTACAACGTGGCATCCCCGTTCCTGGCCGCCGAGCGCGGCGAGCTCGACGGCATCATCGAGCCGGCGCAGACGCGCGTCTCGATCGCCAAGGCACTGCGGGCGCTGCGCGGCAAGCGCGCGAGCCTGCCCCCCAAGAAGCACGGGAACATCCCGCTGTGA
- a CDS encoding acyl-CoA carboxylase subunit epsilon: protein MSGHDEPGVDAAADGIRIDVRRGAPTDDELAALIAVVSEAYATEAATAVADDEPARSAWQISARALRQPLRRDLGWTRG, encoded by the coding sequence GTGAGCGGGCACGACGAGCCCGGGGTGGATGCCGCGGCCGACGGCATCCGCATCGACGTGCGTCGCGGGGCCCCGACCGACGACGAGCTCGCGGCGCTGATCGCCGTGGTCAGCGAGGCCTACGCGACCGAGGCGGCGACCGCCGTGGCCGACGATGAGCCGGCGCGCAGCGCCTGGCAGATCTCCGCCCGCGCCCTGCGCCAGCCCCTGCGTCGAGACCTCGGGTGGACGCGCGGCTGA